In one window of Eggerthella guodeyinii DNA:
- a CDS encoding papain-like cysteine protease family protein, whose amino-acid sequence MPYRGLLYFVSQSAGSDYRTDPYATERRCLPNRTHGIRYASAPKRSTCIRTYAPSEAVRPVCARSSTASRQARQSFEPQRVLKAVFAMVLVAILSAFLGIFAARALTGAIDEGAFPLIGSASAAASTGTASLSAPQSSWEQGTVPALYQDDPQWADRPYGASTVGDAGAAPLCLAMVHIEATGDTGTGPVEVASFSQSSGYANSVDATELLTEGAAQLGLASREIEANELAMRRELVGDRPIIAAMKAGSFGSSATYIVITGIDEHGTLAVVDPLSRDHTSRHWTFDEITSQATGLWSYTPAA is encoded by the coding sequence ATGCCGTATCGAGGCTTACTCTACTTCGTTTCCCAAAGCGCCGGCTCCGATTACCGCACCGACCCGTACGCGACGGAACGCCGCTGCCTCCCCAACCGCACGCACGGCATCCGCTACGCGTCCGCGCCGAAACGCTCCACCTGCATCAGAACCTACGCGCCCTCCGAGGCGGTGCGCCCCGTATGCGCCCGCAGCTCGACCGCCTCGCGCCAAGCGCGCCAAAGCTTCGAGCCGCAACGCGTGCTCAAGGCGGTGTTCGCCATGGTGCTCGTCGCCATCCTGTCGGCGTTCCTCGGCATCTTCGCCGCGCGCGCGTTGACCGGCGCCATCGACGAAGGGGCCTTCCCCCTCATCGGGTCGGCGAGCGCCGCCGCCTCCACGGGCACCGCGAGCCTCAGCGCGCCGCAGTCGTCGTGGGAGCAGGGCACGGTGCCCGCGCTGTACCAGGACGACCCGCAATGGGCCGACCGTCCCTACGGCGCCAGCACGGTCGGGGACGCGGGCGCGGCGCCCCTGTGCCTGGCCATGGTGCATATCGAGGCCACCGGCGACACGGGCACCGGGCCCGTCGAGGTCGCCTCGTTCTCGCAGAGCAGCGGCTACGCGAACTCCGTCGACGCCACCGAGCTCCTCACCGAGGGCGCGGCCCAGCTGGGGCTGGCCTCGCGCGAGATCGAGGCGAACGAGCTGGCCATGCGACGCGAGCTCGTGGGCGACCGGCCCATCATCGCCGCCATGAAGGCCGGCTCGTTCGGCTCGTCGGCCACCTACATCGTGATCACCGGCATCGACGAGCACGGCACGCTCGCCGTGGTGGACCCGCTCAGCCGCGACCACACGAGCCGCCACTGGACCTTCGACGAGATCACGTCGCAGGCGACCGGCCTCTGGTCCTACACGCCGGCCGCGTAA
- a CDS encoding helix-turn-helix transcriptional regulator yields MENRLEEIRKARGIKQEDLALELGVSRQTISSLEKGRYNPSILLAFKIARRFDLRIEDVFIYQEEDHE; encoded by the coding sequence ATGGAGAACCGCTTGGAGGAGATCCGCAAAGCGCGCGGCATCAAGCAGGAGGACCTCGCGCTCGAGCTGGGCGTGTCGCGCCAGACCATCAGCTCGCTCGAGAAGGGGCGCTACAACCCCTCCATCCTGCTCGCGTTCAAAATCGCCCGCCGCTTCGACCTGCGGATCGAAGACGTGTTCATCTACCAGGAGGAAGACCATGAATAA
- the ilvD gene encoding dihydroxy-acid dehydratase: MQLRSDAVRCGTARAPHRSLLKADGITDEEMERPLVAVFNSRNDIIPGHNNLDKIAEAVKAGIYMAGGVPFEISTIGVCDGIAMNHDGMHYSLVSREAIADSLECAVQGHAFDALVCIPNCDKIVPGMLLGALRVNIPTVFVSGGPMLAGKHPGGCGPTTDLNTLFDGAARVHNGTMTADELKFYEDTACPTCGSCSGMFTANSMNCLCEALGIALPGNGTVPAVYSERIRLAKHAGMKVMELLEQGICARDIVSEAAIHNAMECDMAFGGSTNTVLHLTAVAREAGHPITMDDWDAASARTPHLVKLQPSGPRPLSDLYEVGGVPVVMHELAELDLLDRRAITCMGPLDEYLRTCTKPADGEVCRTHDNPFSPVGALKVLHGNIAPDGAIVKKSAVDPSMLTHTGPARCFDSEEEACAAINGGRVEAGDVVVIRYEGPKGGPGMREMLTPTSSIVGMGLSTSVALITDGRFSGATKGPAVGHVSPEAAAGGPIALIEEGDTVTVDIEGGALTLGVDDAELERRRAAWTPPAPKHDHGVLAKYAKLVSSADKGAYVS, translated from the coding sequence ATGCAGCTACGCAGCGACGCCGTACGATGCGGCACAGCGCGCGCCCCTCACCGCAGCCTGCTCAAGGCTGACGGCATCACCGACGAGGAGATGGAACGGCCGCTCGTCGCCGTCTTCAACTCCCGCAACGACATCATCCCGGGGCACAACAACCTCGACAAGATCGCCGAGGCCGTGAAGGCCGGCATCTACATGGCCGGCGGCGTGCCGTTCGAGATCTCCACCATCGGCGTGTGCGACGGCATCGCCATGAACCACGACGGCATGCACTACTCGCTCGTGTCGCGCGAGGCCATCGCCGACTCGCTGGAGTGCGCGGTGCAGGGCCACGCCTTCGACGCGCTCGTGTGCATCCCGAACTGCGACAAGATCGTGCCGGGCATGCTGCTGGGCGCGCTGCGCGTGAACATCCCCACGGTGTTCGTGTCGGGCGGCCCGATGCTGGCTGGCAAGCATCCGGGCGGTTGCGGCCCCACCACCGACCTCAACACGCTGTTCGACGGCGCGGCGCGCGTGCACAACGGCACGATGACCGCCGACGAACTCAAGTTCTACGAGGACACGGCGTGCCCCACCTGCGGCAGCTGCTCGGGCATGTTCACGGCGAACTCGATGAACTGCCTGTGCGAGGCCCTCGGCATCGCGCTTCCCGGCAACGGCACCGTCCCCGCGGTGTACTCCGAGCGCATCCGCCTGGCGAAGCACGCGGGCATGAAGGTGATGGAGCTGCTGGAGCAGGGGATCTGCGCGCGCGACATCGTGAGCGAGGCCGCCATCCACAACGCCATGGAATGCGACATGGCCTTCGGCGGCTCCACGAACACGGTGCTGCACCTCACGGCCGTCGCCCGCGAGGCGGGCCATCCCATCACGATGGACGACTGGGACGCCGCGAGCGCGCGCACGCCGCACCTCGTGAAGCTGCAGCCCTCGGGCCCGCGCCCGCTGTCCGACCTGTACGAGGTGGGCGGCGTGCCCGTGGTCATGCACGAGCTGGCCGAGCTCGACCTGCTCGACCGGCGCGCGATCACCTGCATGGGCCCGCTCGACGAGTACCTGCGGACGTGCACGAAGCCGGCCGACGGCGAGGTGTGCCGCACGCACGACAACCCGTTCTCCCCGGTGGGCGCGCTCAAGGTGCTGCACGGCAACATCGCGCCCGACGGCGCCATCGTGAAGAAGTCGGCCGTCGACCCCTCGATGCTCACCCACACGGGCCCCGCGCGCTGCTTCGACAGCGAGGAGGAGGCCTGCGCCGCCATCAACGGCGGGCGGGTCGAGGCGGGCGACGTGGTGGTCATCCGCTACGAGGGCCCCAAGGGCGGCCCGGGCATGCGCGAGATGCTCACGCCCACGTCGTCCATCGTGGGGATGGGCCTGTCCACGAGCGTCGCGCTCATCACCGACGGACGCTTCTCGGGCGCCACGAAGGGCCCGGCCGTGGGACACGTGAGCCCCGAGGCGGCCGCGGGCGGCCCCATCGCGCTCATCGAGGAAGGCGACACGGTGACGGTGGACATCGAGGGCGGCGCGCTCACGCTGGGCGTGGACGACGCCGAGCTCGAACGCCGTCGCGCGGCATGGACGCCGCCGGCGCCGAAGCACGACCACGGCGTGCTCGCGAAGTACGCGAAGCTCGTCTCATCCGCAGACAAGGGGGCGTATGTGTCATGA
- the serA gene encoding phosphoglycerate dehydrogenase — translation MTKKVLVTEKLADAGLAVLRDKGYEVDVRLELGPEELVAAIPAYDALIVRSATKVDRAVIEAAENLRIIGRAGVGVDNVDVEAATERGIIVCNAPTSNIVSAAEHTLGLMLACARKVPQANASMHAGKWERSRFTGVELYEKTLAIFGLGRIGGLVAERARAFGMKLVGYDPYCSPERAEQLGVTLYDDVDALVLLADFITVHLPKTKETIGMFGPDQYARMKDGVVLVNAARGGIYNVDSLADFLAAGKIGAVGIDVYESEPCLTSPLHEFDNAVLTPHIAASTREAQLRAGVQTAEYVAAGLEGSIVPTALNMAPVPPEVMDAVGPYVPACQMMGSMLAQIDGEIPQFLKLTTAGTLANADVSILVAGTLKGILSYKSSTTVTPVNADSIAKRHGIKVETLSVADADGYASTVSVVADGTEVACTLAGEAQAARLVSLLGYKLDIAPAGQSLVFEYVDAPGRVGTIGTILGEAGINITTMQIGTKPAEQCALVYMNVEGDVDDAVLASLRAGLGDLKNLWYVKL, via the coding sequence ATGACGAAGAAGGTGCTGGTTACCGAGAAGCTGGCCGACGCCGGCCTCGCGGTGCTTCGCGACAAGGGCTACGAGGTGGACGTGCGGCTGGAGCTGGGGCCCGAGGAGCTGGTCGCGGCCATCCCCGCCTACGACGCGCTCATCGTGCGCTCGGCGACGAAGGTCGACCGCGCGGTCATCGAGGCCGCGGAGAACCTGCGCATCATCGGCCGCGCCGGCGTGGGCGTGGACAACGTGGACGTGGAGGCCGCCACCGAGCGCGGGATCATCGTGTGCAACGCCCCCACGTCGAACATCGTCTCGGCCGCCGAGCACACGCTGGGCCTCATGCTGGCCTGCGCGCGCAAGGTGCCGCAGGCGAACGCGTCCATGCACGCGGGGAAATGGGAGCGCAGCCGCTTCACCGGCGTGGAGCTGTACGAGAAGACGCTCGCCATCTTTGGCCTCGGCCGCATCGGCGGCCTCGTGGCCGAGCGCGCCCGCGCCTTCGGCATGAAGCTCGTCGGCTACGACCCCTACTGCAGCCCCGAGCGCGCCGAGCAGCTGGGCGTCACCCTGTACGACGACGTGGACGCGCTCGTGCTGCTGGCCGATTTCATCACCGTGCACCTTCCCAAGACGAAGGAAACCATCGGCATGTTCGGTCCCGACCAGTACGCGCGCATGAAGGACGGCGTGGTGCTCGTGAACGCGGCACGCGGCGGCATCTACAACGTGGACTCGCTCGCCGACTTCCTGGCCGCGGGCAAGATCGGCGCCGTCGGCATCGACGTGTACGAGAGCGAGCCCTGCCTGACGAGCCCGCTGCACGAGTTCGACAACGCCGTGCTCACGCCGCACATCGCGGCGAGCACGCGCGAGGCGCAGCTGCGCGCCGGCGTGCAGACGGCCGAGTACGTGGCCGCGGGCCTCGAGGGGTCCATCGTGCCGACGGCGCTCAACATGGCGCCCGTGCCGCCCGAGGTGATGGACGCGGTGGGCCCGTACGTGCCCGCGTGCCAGATGATGGGCAGCATGCTCGCGCAGATCGACGGCGAGATCCCGCAGTTCCTCAAGCTGACGACCGCCGGGACGCTGGCGAACGCCGACGTGTCCATCCTCGTGGCCGGCACGCTCAAGGGCATCCTGTCCTACAAGAGCTCCACCACGGTGACGCCGGTGAACGCCGACTCCATCGCGAAGCGCCACGGCATCAAGGTGGAGACGCTCTCGGTGGCCGACGCCGACGGCTACGCCTCCACCGTGTCGGTGGTGGCCGACGGCACCGAGGTGGCCTGCACGCTGGCCGGCGAGGCCCAGGCCGCGCGCCTCGTGTCGCTGCTGGGCTACAAGCTGGACATCGCGCCGGCGGGCCAGTCGCTCGTGTTCGAGTACGTGGACGCGCCGGGCCGCGTGGGCACCATCGGCACCATCCTGGGCGAGGCGGGCATCAACATCACCACGATGCAGATCGGCACCAAGCCGGCCGAGCAGTGCGCGCTCGTGTACATGAACGTGGAAGGCGACGTCGACGACGCCGTGCTGGCCTCGCTGCGCGCCGGGCTGGGCGACCTCAAAAACCTCTGGTACGTGAAGCTGTAG
- the ilvC gene encoding ketol-acid reductoisomerase, producing MAVTIYHENDANPQLIQDKKVAIIGYGSQGHAHALNLKDSGVDVRVGLREDSKSRVKAEEAGLKVMSVAGAAEEADLIMILTPDETQAATYEAEIAPHLKPGDTLAFAHGFNIHFGYITPPEDVDVVMIAPKGPGHMVRRVFTEGAGVPCLICVSQDASGQAKDVALSYAWGIGGARAGVIETTFKNETETDLFGEQAVLCGGVTALINAGFETLVEAGYPPEMAYFECFHEMKLIVDLMYEGGMSNMRYSISNTAEYGDYYAGPQVITDDAKAAMKTILERIQDGSFAHEFMEDSKNGQAWLKEQRMEHGNAQIEEVGANIRSMFSFVRR from the coding sequence ATGGCTGTTACGATCTATCATGAGAACGACGCGAACCCCCAGCTCATCCAGGACAAGAAAGTGGCCATCATCGGGTACGGCAGCCAGGGCCACGCCCATGCGCTCAACCTGAAAGACTCGGGGGTCGACGTGCGCGTGGGCCTGCGCGAGGACTCGAAGTCGCGGGTCAAGGCCGAGGAGGCGGGCCTCAAGGTGATGAGCGTCGCCGGCGCCGCCGAGGAAGCCGACCTCATCATGATCCTCACGCCCGACGAGACGCAGGCCGCAACCTACGAGGCTGAGATCGCCCCGCATCTCAAGCCCGGCGACACCCTCGCGTTCGCGCACGGCTTCAACATCCACTTCGGCTACATCACGCCGCCCGAGGACGTGGACGTCGTCATGATCGCGCCGAAGGGCCCGGGCCACATGGTGCGCCGCGTGTTCACCGAGGGCGCCGGTGTGCCGTGCCTCATCTGCGTGAGCCAAGACGCGTCGGGCCAGGCCAAGGACGTGGCGCTGTCCTACGCGTGGGGCATCGGCGGCGCGCGCGCCGGCGTCATCGAGACCACGTTCAAGAACGAGACGGAAACCGACCTGTTCGGCGAGCAGGCCGTGCTGTGCGGCGGCGTGACGGCCCTCATCAACGCCGGGTTCGAGACGCTCGTCGAGGCGGGCTACCCGCCCGAGATGGCCTACTTCGAGTGCTTCCACGAGATGAAGCTCATCGTGGACCTCATGTACGAAGGCGGCATGTCGAACATGCGCTACTCCATCTCGAACACGGCCGAGTACGGCGACTACTACGCCGGCCCCCAGGTGATCACCGACGACGCGAAGGCCGCGATGAAGACCATCCTCGAGCGCATCCAGGACGGCAGCTTCGCCCACGAGTTCATGGAGGACTCCAAGAACGGCCAGGCGTGGCTGAAGGAGCAGCGCATGGAGCACGGCAACGCCCAGATCGAGGAAGTGGGCGCCAACATCCGCTCGATGTTCAGCTTCGTGCGGAGGTAG
- a CDS encoding type II toxin-antitoxin system RelE/ParE family toxin, whose translation MGSLMARLAPAYRPRASYDIESIVVYIGQVLDSPKAARTRYESLKETVSLLCDMPDLGRPFDDDRLVFRDRRSYRVGSYRLFYSYSADTLTIWRVVHSTQDMDDYALVDLVD comes from the coding sequence GTGGGATCACTGATGGCGCGCTTGGCGCCAGCGTATCGGCCCCGCGCCAGCTACGACATCGAGTCGATCGTCGTCTATATCGGGCAGGTGCTCGATTCGCCTAAAGCGGCGCGAACTAGGTACGAAAGCCTGAAAGAGACGGTATCGCTGCTGTGCGACATGCCCGATCTTGGAAGGCCGTTCGATGACGACCGTCTGGTATTCAGGGATCGCCGCAGTTATCGGGTGGGCTCGTACCGGTTGTTCTACTCGTATTCCGCGGATACGCTCACCATATGGCGCGTCGTCCATTCCACGCAGGACATGGACGACTACGCCTTGGTCGATTTGGTCGATTAA
- a CDS encoding MBL fold metallo-hydrolase: MNHRLALHVLASGSRGNAAVIEDAVTGKGVLVDCGICKRDFFARCDEAGFDPANLEAVLVTHDHTDHTKGLGVVLRGLAKLGIEPPVFADDAVRAASKEIGALEGACDLRAFSAGDALSLAGMQVHAFRTSHDAAASCGFRLEGGGDAVGFMTDTGIVTGEADEALRGVRILALESNHDVQMLKDGPYPYPVKRRVGSDFGHLSNAQAADELEGLLSDALEQVVAMHISQNNNTYRLPDEALRAVVEQAGHPAVVQVAYQAMLVSVR; this comes from the coding sequence ATGAACCATCGACTTGCACTGCACGTGCTGGCAAGCGGCAGCCGCGGCAACGCGGCCGTCATCGAGGACGCCGTCACGGGCAAGGGCGTGCTCGTGGACTGCGGCATCTGCAAGCGCGACTTCTTCGCGCGCTGCGACGAGGCCGGGTTCGACCCGGCGAACCTCGAGGCCGTCCTCGTCACGCACGACCACACCGACCACACGAAGGGGCTCGGCGTGGTGCTGCGGGGGCTGGCGAAGCTGGGCATCGAGCCCCCGGTGTTCGCGGACGACGCCGTGCGCGCGGCCAGCAAGGAGATCGGCGCGCTCGAGGGCGCGTGCGACCTGCGCGCGTTCTCCGCGGGCGACGCGCTGTCGCTGGCGGGCATGCAGGTGCACGCGTTCCGCACGTCGCACGACGCGGCGGCGTCGTGCGGGTTCCGGCTCGAGGGCGGCGGCGACGCGGTGGGCTTCATGACCGACACGGGCATCGTCACCGGCGAGGCCGACGAGGCGCTGCGCGGCGTGCGCATCCTCGCGCTGGAGAGCAACCACGACGTGCAGATGCTCAAGGACGGGCCGTATCCCTACCCGGTGAAGCGGCGCGTGGGATCCGACTTCGGCCACCTGTCGAACGCGCAGGCCGCCGACGAGCTGGAGGGTCTGCTGAGCGACGCGCTCGAGCAGGTGGTGGCCATGCACATCTCGCAGAACAACAACACGTACCGGCTGCCGGACGAGGCGCTGCGCGCGGTGGTCGAGCAGGCCGGGCACCCCGCCGTCGTGCAGGTGGCGTACCAGGCCATGCTCGTGAGCGTCCGCTAG
- a CDS encoding endonuclease/exonuclease/phosphatase family protein — translation MDEATTGGRTAARAAQSRRSPVRTALSIVLWAVTACVVVIMAARFAPSALSNGRLVPEAAAFVPWLAAPSAIMLVIAALTRRKALVAVTVLCLACQVVWHAGFFVPAPRIAEEATQPAPARTADDAVMRVMTLNTKNGNADAEQIVSIVRDQRVEVLALQEVSDSLVERLSAAGLDELLPSRVLGAAGAGDNGGINAIYALAPVSDASDSILPVTGSAVPACTIVAGGRPVRLVSAHPASPKTGARGFWNESLANLGTLRRYDDEYLIMGDFNSTWDHSRYRKMLGDTLVDASQQAGEGFHMTYPSEPYYAMVPVPPMIEIDHIVYSKNSGMSVGDLQTVDVQGTDHFALLGTWVIE, via the coding sequence ATGGACGAAGCAACGACAGGCGGCAGGACGGCGGCACGGGCGGCTCAGAGCCGCCGCTCCCCCGTTCGCACGGCGCTCTCGATCGTTCTGTGGGCCGTCACCGCATGCGTGGTCGTGATCATGGCCGCGCGCTTCGCGCCCTCCGCCCTGAGCAACGGCCGGCTCGTCCCCGAGGCCGCCGCGTTCGTGCCCTGGCTGGCGGCACCGAGCGCCATCATGCTCGTCATCGCAGCGCTGACCAGGAGAAAGGCGCTCGTTGCAGTCACGGTGCTGTGCCTTGCCTGCCAAGTCGTCTGGCATGCGGGCTTCTTCGTGCCCGCGCCCCGCATCGCCGAGGAGGCGACGCAGCCCGCGCCCGCCCGAACCGCGGACGACGCCGTCATGCGCGTCATGACCCTCAACACGAAGAACGGCAACGCCGACGCCGAGCAGATCGTCTCGATCGTCCGCGACCAGCGCGTCGAGGTGCTCGCCCTCCAGGAGGTCAGCGACTCGCTCGTCGAGCGGCTGTCGGCGGCCGGCCTCGACGAGCTGCTGCCCTCGCGCGTCCTCGGCGCGGCGGGGGCCGGCGACAACGGCGGCATCAACGCCATCTACGCGCTCGCGCCCGTCAGCGACGCGTCCGACAGCATCCTGCCCGTCACCGGGTCCGCCGTGCCCGCCTGCACGATCGTCGCCGGCGGACGCCCGGTGCGCCTCGTCAGCGCGCATCCCGCCTCCCCCAAGACGGGCGCGCGCGGCTTCTGGAACGAGAGCCTCGCCAACCTGGGCACGCTGCGCCGCTACGACGACGAGTACCTCATCATGGGCGACTTCAACTCGACGTGGGACCACTCGCGCTACCGCAAGATGCTCGGCGACACCCTCGTGGACGCGTCGCAGCAGGCGGGCGAGGGCTTCCACATGACCTACCCCTCCGAGCCGTACTACGCCATGGTGCCGGTGCCGCCCATGATCGAGATCGACCACATCGTGTACTCCAAGAACAGCGGCATGTCTGTGGGCGACCTCCAGACGGTCGACGTGCAGGGCACGGACCACTTCGCGCTGCTGGGCACCTGGGTGATCGAGTAG
- the ilvB gene encoding biosynthetic-type acetolactate synthase large subunit, which translates to MTNARSTSTDDAAPRPTQANATAAGASRGLGSRTPKQGTAMIGAEAVVASLEAEGVDLVFGYPGGQAIKIYDALYDSAQIKHVLARHEQGAVHEADGYARATGNVGVAIVTSGPGATNTVTGIATAYMDSVPLVVITGQVPRGVIGTDSFQESDIVGITMPVVKHSYLLQSTDELTRTFREAFHIAKTGRPGPVLIDIPSDLASERMVFDYPDDVNLPSYKPTYRGNAKQIKQAVARIARAERPVLYVGGGTVSSGASEELRELAELMQIPVVTTLMGKGAFPASHQLNLGPVGMHGSKYANLAMTESDLLIAAGARFSDRVTGKLDEFAPHADVIHIDIDPAEIGKVREVQVPIVGDLKGVLGGIVASLRKEGARPNTGDWVAQISAWRTRYPFYHPGVGDDPDEIVPEVVLKKLSELLDPQKSVVVTEVGQHQMWAAQSVDREAPRSFISSGGLGTMGFGFPAAIGAAIGCPEKQVVCVAGDGSFQMNSQEMATAGIHRVPVKVLILDNRCLGMVHQWQKLFYDERYSSTLLDANPDFVKLADAYGWQAERVEKPADVEAALERMLASDGPYLLDVAISRDQNVYPMVAPGRALDEVIGAIDVAVGAVRTDVPEGDEVDALDEVDENDEKGGAR; encoded by the coding sequence ATGACCAACGCACGCAGCACCTCAACCGACGACGCCGCGCCGCGTCCGACGCAGGCCAACGCCACGGCCGCCGGCGCGTCGCGCGGCCTGGGCAGCAGGACGCCCAAGCAAGGCACTGCCATGATCGGCGCCGAGGCCGTCGTGGCCTCGCTCGAGGCCGAGGGCGTCGACCTCGTGTTCGGCTACCCGGGCGGCCAAGCCATCAAGATATACGACGCGCTGTACGACTCCGCCCAGATCAAGCACGTGCTGGCGCGCCACGAGCAGGGCGCCGTGCACGAGGCCGACGGCTATGCGCGCGCCACGGGCAACGTGGGCGTGGCCATCGTCACGAGCGGCCCGGGCGCCACGAACACGGTGACGGGCATCGCGACGGCCTACATGGACAGCGTGCCGCTCGTGGTGATCACGGGCCAGGTGCCGCGCGGCGTCATCGGCACCGACTCGTTCCAGGAGTCCGACATCGTGGGCATCACCATGCCGGTGGTCAAGCACAGCTACCTGCTGCAATCGACCGACGAGCTCACGCGGACGTTCCGCGAGGCGTTCCACATCGCCAAGACCGGGCGCCCCGGCCCCGTGCTCATCGACATCCCGTCCGACCTGGCCAGCGAACGCATGGTGTTCGACTACCCCGACGACGTGAACCTGCCGTCGTACAAGCCCACCTACCGCGGCAACGCCAAGCAGATCAAGCAGGCCGTCGCGCGCATCGCCCGGGCCGAGCGCCCCGTGCTGTACGTGGGCGGCGGCACCGTGTCGTCGGGCGCGTCCGAGGAGCTGAGGGAGCTCGCCGAGCTCATGCAGATCCCCGTGGTCACCACGCTCATGGGCAAGGGCGCGTTCCCCGCGTCGCACCAGCTGAACCTGGGGCCCGTGGGCATGCACGGCTCGAAGTACGCGAACCTCGCCATGACCGAGAGCGACCTCCTCATCGCGGCGGGCGCGCGCTTCTCCGACCGCGTGACGGGCAAGCTCGACGAGTTCGCGCCGCACGCCGACGTCATCCACATCGACATCGACCCGGCCGAGATCGGCAAGGTGCGCGAGGTGCAGGTGCCCATCGTCGGCGACCTCAAGGGCGTGCTCGGCGGCATCGTGGCGAGCCTCCGGAAGGAGGGCGCCCGTCCGAACACGGGCGACTGGGTGGCGCAGATATCCGCGTGGCGCACGCGCTACCCGTTCTACCATCCCGGCGTGGGCGACGATCCGGACGAGATCGTGCCCGAAGTGGTGCTGAAGAAGCTCTCCGAGCTGCTCGACCCGCAGAAGAGCGTCGTCGTGACCGAGGTGGGGCAGCACCAGATGTGGGCCGCCCAGAGCGTGGACCGCGAGGCGCCGCGCAGCTTCATCTCCTCGGGCGGCCTCGGCACGATGGGTTTCGGCTTCCCGGCCGCCATCGGCGCCGCCATCGGGTGTCCCGAGAAGCAGGTGGTGTGCGTGGCGGGCGACGGGTCGTTCCAGATGAACAGCCAGGAGATGGCCACGGCGGGCATCCACCGCGTGCCGGTGAAGGTGCTCATCCTGGACAACCGCTGCCTCGGCATGGTGCATCAGTGGCAGAAGCTGTTCTACGACGAGCGCTACTCCTCGACGTTGCTCGACGCGAACCCCGACTTCGTGAAGCTGGCCGACGCGTACGGCTGGCAGGCCGAGCGCGTGGAGAAGCCCGCCGACGTGGAGGCGGCGCTCGAGCGCATGCTGGCCAGCGACGGCCCGTACCTGCTGGACGTGGCCATCTCGCGCGATCAGAACGTGTATCCCATGGTGGCGCCGGGCCGCGCGCTCGACGAGGTGATCGGCGCCATCGACGTGGCCGTGGGCGCCGTGCGCACCGACGTGCCCGAAGGCGACGAGGTCGATGCACTCGACGAGGTCGACGAGAACGACGAGAAGGGGGGCGCGCGATGA
- the ilvN gene encoding acetolactate synthase small subunit has translation MKHILSVLVENKPGVLSRVTGLISRRGFNIESLSVGPTEDPTMSRVTAIVKADDVAYEQITKQLHKLISVHKITDLTNDAAIERELVLFKVNAQPDRRNEIIEIANVFRAKIVDVGRSSLTIEATGDESKLKGMEDLFRAYGIKEITRTGKIAMSRNSKDV, from the coding sequence ATGAAGCACATCCTGTCCGTCCTGGTGGAGAACAAGCCCGGCGTGCTGTCGCGCGTGACCGGCCTCATCTCGCGGCGCGGCTTCAACATCGAGTCGCTGTCGGTGGGCCCCACCGAAGACCCCACCATGTCGCGCGTCACGGCCATCGTGAAGGCCGACGACGTGGCCTACGAGCAGATCACGAAGCAGCTGCACAAGCTGATCAGCGTGCACAAGATCACCGACCTCACCAACGACGCCGCCATCGAGCGCGAGCTCGTGCTGTTCAAGGTGAACGCCCAGCCCGACCGCCGCAACGAGATCATCGAGATCGCCAACGTGTTCCGCGCGAAGATCGTGGACGTGGGCAGAAGCTCGCTGACCATCGAGGCCACGGGCGACGAGAGCAAGCTCAAGGGCATGGAGGACCTCTTCCGCGCCTACGGCATCAAGGAGATCACCCGCACCGGCAAGATCGCTATGTCCCGCAACAGCAAGGACGTGTAA
- a CDS encoding type II toxin-antitoxin system Phd/YefM family antitoxin, which produces MVMPLPAIRPISDLRTDLNGICDEARDTRQPIFMTKNGKASLVVMDCEAYEQQRQRDRYVMKLREAEIEARYRPETVSQAQLDERLDKVFAMWDH; this is translated from the coding sequence ATGGTGATGCCGCTCCCTGCGATCAGGCCCATTAGCGATCTTCGTACCGATTTGAACGGTATTTGCGACGAGGCTCGCGATACGAGGCAGCCCATCTTCATGACGAAGAATGGAAAGGCGAGCCTCGTGGTGATGGATTGTGAGGCGTACGAGCAGCAGCGACAGCGTGACCGCTACGTCATGAAACTGCGCGAGGCCGAGATAGAGGCTCGCTATCGTCCGGAAACCGTTTCCCAAGCCCAGCTTGACGAGCGTTTGGACAAGGTGTTCGCGATGTGGGATCACTGA